A genomic stretch from Juglans microcarpa x Juglans regia isolate MS1-56 chromosome 3S, Jm3101_v1.0, whole genome shotgun sequence includes:
- the LOC121258179 gene encoding homeobox-leucine zipper protein ATHB-12-like, with the protein MEGRECKSYTPAVPEGRHDDQNLTCQQPRKRTNKKIMNKKRFSDEQIKSLESIFESDTRLEPRKKVQLARELGLQPRQVAIWFQNRRARWKSKYIEQEYRTLRDNYENLASQFESLKKEKQSLLIQLQNLGDLLGENHDGNGESSSKGLEGNSTVAGRSDDGSSDSETKAKSSCLQKGMEHKGVMFPYEEENGVGSFGEEGHGFLNMTEPHGPLASFDEGYSTYDSGGLLDHLCSSSYWLNSWS; encoded by the exons ATGGAAGGAAGGGAGTGCAAGTCTTACACTCCGGCAGTTCCAGAAGGAAGACATGATGATCAAAACCTCACCTGCCAACAGCCAAGAAAGAGGACGAACAAGAAGATCATGAACAAGAAGAGATTTAGTGATGAGCAAATCAAGTCACTGGAGTCCATTTTTGAATCAGATACGAGGCTCGAGCCTAGGAAGAAGGTGCAACTGGCAAGAGAGCTTGGGCTGCAACCACGCCAGGTTGCCATATGGTTTCAGAACAGAAGGGCTAGATGGAAGTCAAAATATATAGAGCAAGAATACAGAACACTGAGAGATAATTACGAGAATTTAGCATCTCAGTTTGAGTCCTTAAAGAAAGAGAAGCAATCCTTGCTCATACAG TTGCAGAACCTAGGTGATCTGCTGGGTGAAAACCATGATGGGAACGGCGAGAGCAGCAGCAAGGGTTTGGAAGGAAACAGCACAGTAGCTGGTAGATCAGATGATGGAAGTTCTGACAGTGAGACTAAAGCAAAGTCGAGTTGCTTGCAGAAAGGAATGGAACACAAGGGAGTAATGTTCCCATATGAAGAGGAGAATGGCGTTGGAAGCTTTGGGGAGGAAGGACACGGATTTCTGAACATGACCGAACCACATGGTCCCTTAGCATCATTTGACGAAGGGTACAGTACCTATGATTCAGGTGGTCTTCTTGATCACTTATGTAGCAGTTCATACTGGCTAAATTCTTGGAGTTGA